One region of Gilliamella sp. ESL0405 genomic DNA includes:
- the rplB gene encoding 50S ribosomal protein L2: protein MAVVKCKPTSPGRRHVVKVVNPELHKGKPYAPLLDSKSKTGGRNNNGRITTRHIGGGHKQHYRIVDFKRNKDGIPAVVERLEYDPNRSANIALVLYKDGERRYILAPKGLKAGDQIQSGVDAAIKTGNCLPMRNIPVGSTVHNIEMKPGKGGQLARSAGSYVQIVARDGAYVTLRLRSGEMRKVLSDCRATIGEVGNSEHMLRVLGKAGATRWRGVRPTVRGTAMNPVDHPHGGGEGRNFGKHPVSPWGQKAKGLKTRSNKRTDKYIVRRRNKK, encoded by the coding sequence ATGGCAGTTGTTAAGTGTAAACCTACATCTCCGGGTCGTCGCCACGTTGTTAAAGTGGTTAACCCAGAGTTGCATAAAGGTAAACCTTATGCACCGTTGCTTGATTCAAAAAGCAAAACTGGTGGTCGCAATAATAATGGTCGTATCACTACCCGTCATATCGGTGGTGGTCATAAACAACATTATCGTATTGTAGACTTTAAGCGTAATAAAGATGGTATTCCAGCAGTTGTTGAACGTTTGGAATATGATCCAAACCGTAGTGCAAATATTGCATTGGTTTTATATAAAGACGGTGAACGTCGTTATATTTTAGCGCCTAAAGGCTTAAAAGCAGGTGATCAGATCCAATCTGGCGTTGATGCAGCGATTAAAACAGGTAACTGTTTACCAATGCGCAACATCCCAGTCGGTTCTACCGTGCATAATATTGAAATGAAACCAGGCAAAGGCGGACAACTTGCTCGCTCTGCTGGTAGTTATGTTCAAATCGTTGCGCGTGATGGTGCATATGTAACATTACGTCTACGTTCAGGTGAAATGCGTAAAGTATTATCTGATTGCCGCGCCACTATTGGTGAAGTTGGTAACTCAGAACATATGCTTCGCGTATTAGGTAAAGCGGGTGCAACGCGTTGGCGTGGTGTTCGTCCTACTGTTCGTGGTACAGCAATGAACCCGGTAGACCATCCACATGGTGGTGGTGAAGGTCGTAACTTTGGTAAACATCCTGTGTCTCCATGGGGTCAAAAAGCCAAAGGATTGAAAACGCGTAGCAACAAACGTACTGATAAGTATATTGTTCGCCGTCGCAATAAGAAATAA
- the rpsS gene encoding 30S ribosomal protein S19, whose translation MPRSLKKGPFIDLHLLKKVEKAVESGDKKPIRTWSRRSTIFPNMIGLTIAVHNGRQHVPVYVSDEMVGHKLGEFAPTRTYRGHAADKKAKKK comes from the coding sequence ATGCCACGTTCTCTCAAGAAGGGTCCTTTTATTGACCTACACTTGCTGAAGAAGGTAGAGAAAGCGGTGGAAAGCGGGGACAAGAAACCAATTCGTACTTGGTCCCGTCGTTCAACGATCTTTCCTAACATGATCGGTTTGACCATCGCTGTCCATAATGGTCGTCAGCACGTTCCAGTTTATGTTTCCGACGAAATGGTTGGTCATAAATTGGGTGAATTCGCGCCGACTCGTACTTATCGCGGCCACGCGGCTGATAAGAAAGCTAAGAAGAAATAA
- the rplV gene encoding 50S ribosomal protein L22 — METIAKYRHARSSAQKVRLVADLVRGKKVSQALDILTYTNKKAAVLVKKVLESAIANAEHNDGADIDDLKVAKIFVDEGPTMKRIMPRAKGRADRILKRTSHITVIVSDR; from the coding sequence ATGGAAACAATTGCAAAGTACCGCCACGCTCGTTCTTCTGCACAAAAAGTTCGCTTAGTTGCAGATCTTGTTCGCGGTAAGAAAGTGTCTCAGGCACTAGATATTTTAACGTACACCAATAAAAAAGCGGCTGTACTTGTTAAAAAAGTATTAGAGTCTGCTATTGCTAATGCAGAGCATAACGATGGTGCTGATATTGATGATCTGAAAGTTGCGAAAATTTTCGTAGACGAAGGCCCAACCATGAAGCGTATTATGCCTCGTGCAAAAGGTCGTGCAGATCGTATTTTGAAGCGTACGAGTCACATCACCGTGATCGTCTCAGATCGCTAG